One region of Camelina sativa cultivar DH55 chromosome 6, Cs, whole genome shotgun sequence genomic DNA includes:
- the LOC104790202 gene encoding serine/threonine-protein kinase prpf4B-like isoform X1 — MANGKQIESHHRKHRRSSSSSDEADKSSKRHKHRHHKHHHRRHHRHHRDKKRGDEVQTAGDETEAMDVTEADPSGVSNGREEDVEEGEILEEGGSGAVLVKTADSDGESGEIKSDQFQDNDLPPLAKKGRQGEDVSSNGVLTRESEREDKRLCKEAEDPSERVSKRRYANGRSSFSPESSEEKHRSKNRSPSNSRQSNEVRARSRSRSHDREREISRSRIVAEDEFSDRGRHNDSSRDYHHDRVDSGRTEERYHRRGRYEENDRQYSRDVLERERSKEKDMDRDGSIRDRDSEGSKRRERDSDRRREREREKRRDIEVDNERRKEKERERSIERRREREGDYLRDKDNERGRSRDRTRYNSRESKRERDSEKDREKGREIQTDREKYRSSDVDYCEMRHGQSRQSRYDATDDLEMRRPNSFKAHNSKDDKSEETWGNDERSRNEDGQDNDEGVVWKTPEEEEEELNRIKEESRKRMQAILDKHKKKPEHQNELFSQDKPKDVVQEAPQVSASAVVIAANVGQAKSNIDADDDKASLMAPAGLGEGSPKSERSADMFHDDIFGESPAGIRKVGWKGDGVPMVRSGLHDNWDDAEGYYSYQFGELLDGRYEVIATHGKGVFSTVVRAKDLKAGPAEPEEVAIKIIRNNETMHKAGKIEVQILKKLAGADRDDRRHCVRFLSTFKYRNHLCLVFESLHLNLREVLKKFGRNIGLQLSAVRSYSKQLFIALKHLKNCGVLHCDIKPDNMLVNEGKNVLKLCDFGNAMFAGKNEVTPYLVSRFYRSPEIILGLAYDHPLDIWSVGCCLYELYSGKVLFPGATNNDMLRLHMELKGSFPKKMLRKGAFIDQHFDHDLNFYATEEDTVSGKLMKRMIVNVKPKDFGSIIKGYPGENPKMLAHFRDLLDKIFILDPERRLTVSQALAHPFITGF; from the exons ATGGCGAACGGCAAGCAGATCGAATCTCACCACCGCAAGCACCGtcgttcatcttcttcctccgacGAAGCCGATAAATCATCGAAGCGGCACAAGCACCGTCACCACAAGCATCATCACCGCAGGCATCATCGCCATCACCGTGATAAGAAGCGCGGCGATGAAGTTCAAACCGCCGGCGATGAGACAGAGGCGATGGATGTTACGGAGGCGGATCCGAGTGGAGTTAGTAACGGCCGTGAGGAGGATGTGGAGGAAGGGGAGATTCTAGAAGAAGGTGGAAGCGGCGCTGTTTTGGTGAAGACGGCAGATTCCGACGGCGAGTCAGGCGAAATCAAATCCGATCAATTTCAAGATAATGATTTG CCTCCCCTGGCGAAAAAAGGGCGTCAAGGAGAAGATGTGAGTTCAAATGGTGTTTTAACTCGTGAATCTGAAAGGGAGGATAAGAGGTTGTGTAAAGAAGCTGAAGATCCTTCAGAGAGAGTTAGTAAAAGAAGGTATGCGAATGGCAGGAGCTCATTTTCTCCAGAAAGCTCTGAAGAGAAGCATAGGAGCAAAAACAGGTCTCCGTCAAACAGTAGGCAGTCTAACGAAGTCCGTGCTCGGAGTAGATCTAGGTCACATGATAGGGAGAGGGAAATTTCACGATCAAGGATTGTTGCGGAGGATGAGTTTTCGGACAGAGGAAGACATAATGATTCTAGTAGGGATTATCATCATGACAGAGTTGACTCAGGTAGGACTGAGGAAAGATATCATCGACGTGGGCGATATGAGGAAAATGACAGACAATATAGTCGAGACGTGTtggaaagagaaagaagtaagGAGAAAGATATGGACAGGGACGGAAGCATAAGAGATAGGGATTCAGAAGGAAGTaagcgaagagagagagatagtgatCGAAGGAGGGAAAGAGAGCGAGAGAAGAGGAGGGATATAGAGGTTGACAATGAAAGGCGAAAAGAGAAGGAACGAGAGCGCAGCATTGAGAGGAGAAGGGAAAGGGAAGGAGATTATTTACGAGATAAAGACAATGAAAGAGGTAGGAGTAGAGATAGAACCAGGTATAACAGCAGAGAGAGTAAGAGGGAAAGGGATAGTGAAAAAGATAGGGAGAAAGGCAGAGAAATCCAGACTGATAGGGAGAAGTATAGAAGTAGTGATGTGGACTACTGTGAGATGAGGCACGGACAGTCTAGACAATCAAGATATGATGCAACAGATGACTTAGAAATGAGAAGGCCAAATTCCTTTAAGGCCCATAATTCTAAGGATGATAAGTCAGAAGAGACGTGGGGAAATGATGAAAG GTCCCGAAATGAGGATGGCCAAGATAATGACGAAGGAGTTGTTTGGAAAACtccagaggaggaagaagaagaactaaatAGAATCAAGGAGGAGAGCAGGAAGCGAATGCAAGCCATACTGGATAAACATAAGAAGAAGCCTGAGCATCAAAATGAACTTTTCTCTCAGGATAAGCCGAAAG ATGTCGTTCAGGAAGCTCCCCAAGTGTCGGCTTCTGCAGTTGTCATAGCAGCTAATGTTGGTCAAGCCAAATCTAACATTGATGCTGATGATGACAAGGCATCATTAATGGCTCCAGCAGGGCTTGGTGAAGGTAGCCCAAAG AGTGAAAGATCAGCTGACATGTTCCATGATGATATCTTTGGAGAGTCTCCAGCTGGTATTCGGAAAGTG GGATGGAAAGGTGACGGTGTTCCCATGGTGAGGAGCGGGCTTCATGATAATTGGGATGATGCAGAGGGTTATTACA GCTATCAGTTTGGCGAGTTATTGGATGGTAGATATGAAGTCATTGCTACTCATGGAAAAGGTGTCTTCTCTACTGTGGTTCGTGCAAAAGATTTGAAAGCTGGACCTGCTGAACCTGAAGAAGTGGCAATAAAAATTATTCGTAACAACGAGACGAT GCATAAAGCTGGCAAGATTGAGGTTCAGATTTTGAAGAAGCTGGCTGGCGCTGACCGAGATGACAGGCGCCACTGCGTTCGTTTTCTTTCAACCTTCAAGTATCGCAATCACCTTTGCTTGGTGTTTGAGTCTCTCCATTTGAATCTTCGTGAGGTCTTGAAGAAGTTTGGCCGCAACATTGGTCTTCAACTATCTGCTGTTAGGTCGTATTCGAAGCAGCTATTCATTGCCCTTAAACATCTGAAGAATTGTGGGGTTCTTCACTGCGATATAAAACCTGACAACATGCTG gtTAATGAGGGAAAAAACGTGTTGAAGCTTTGTGACTTTGGTAATGCAATGTTTGCTGGTAAAAACGAAGTTACGCCGTATCTTGTTAGTCGCTTCTACAGATCCCCTGAAATTA TTCTGGGGCTCGCCTATGACCATCCGTTGGATATATGGTCTGTTGGCTGCTGTCTGTATGAGCTTTATAGCGGGAAAGTTCTTTTCCCTGGCGCCACAAACAATGATATGTTACGCCTTCATATGGAACTGAAAGGTTCCTTCCCTAAAAAAATGCTTCGCAAG GGAGCATTTATTGACCAGCACTTTGATCATGACTTGAACTTTTATGCTACAGAGGAAGACACCGTCAGTGGAAAG CTGATGAAGAGAATGATCGTAAATGTGAAGCCGAAAGATTTTGGTTCAATCATTAAAGGTTACCCTGGTGAGAATCCCAAGATGTTGGCTCATTTCAGGGATCTCTTGGACAAAATCTTCATCCTTGATCCCGAAAGGAGACTGACTGTGTCACAGGCATTAGCTCACCCATTCATCACTG gttTCTAA
- the LOC104790202 gene encoding serine/threonine-protein kinase prpf4B-like isoform X2 → MANGKQIESHHRKHRRSSSSSDEADKSSKRHKHRHHKHHHRRHHRHHRDKKRGDEVQTAGDETEAMDVTEADPSGVSNGREEDVEEGEILEEGGSGAVLVKTADSDGESGEIKSDQFQDNDLPPLAKKGRQGEDVSSNGVLTRESEREDKRLCKEAEDPSERVSKRRYANGRSSFSPESSEEKHRSKNRSPSNSRQSNEVRARSRSRSHDREREISRSRIVAEDEFSDRGRHNDSSRDYHHDRVDSGRTEERYHRRGRYEENDRQYSRDVLERERSKEKDMDRDGSIRDRDSEGSKRRERDSDRRREREREKRRDIEVDNERRKEKERERSIERRREREGDYLRDKDNERGRSRDRTRYNSRESKRERDSEKDREKGREIQTDREKYRSSDVDYCEMRHGQSRQSRYDATDDLEMRRPNSFKAHNSKDDKSEETWGNDERSRNEDGQDNDEGVVWKTPEEEEEELNRIKEESRKRMQAILDKHKKKPEHQNELFSQDKPKDVVQEAPQVSASAVVIAANVGQAKSNIDADDDKASLMAPAGLGEGSPKSERSADMFHDDIFGESPAGIRKVGWKGDGVPMVRSGLHDNWDDAEGYYSYQFGELLDGRYEVIATHGKGVFSTVVRAKDLKAGPAEPEEVAIKIIRNNETMHKAGKIEVQILKKLAGADRDDRRHCVRFLSTFKYRNHLCLVFESLHLNLREVLKKFGRNIGLQLSAVRSYSKQLFIALKHLKNCGVLHCDIKPDNMLVNEGKNVLKLCDFGNAMFAGKNEVTPYLVSRFYRSPEIILGLAYDHPLDIWSVGCCLYELYSGKVLFPGATNNDMLRLHMELKGSFPKKMLRKGAFIDQHFDHDLNFYATEEDTVSGKLMKRMIVNVKPKDFGSIIKGYPGENPKMLAHFRDLLDKIFILDPERRLTVSQALAHPFITGK, encoded by the exons ATGGCGAACGGCAAGCAGATCGAATCTCACCACCGCAAGCACCGtcgttcatcttcttcctccgacGAAGCCGATAAATCATCGAAGCGGCACAAGCACCGTCACCACAAGCATCATCACCGCAGGCATCATCGCCATCACCGTGATAAGAAGCGCGGCGATGAAGTTCAAACCGCCGGCGATGAGACAGAGGCGATGGATGTTACGGAGGCGGATCCGAGTGGAGTTAGTAACGGCCGTGAGGAGGATGTGGAGGAAGGGGAGATTCTAGAAGAAGGTGGAAGCGGCGCTGTTTTGGTGAAGACGGCAGATTCCGACGGCGAGTCAGGCGAAATCAAATCCGATCAATTTCAAGATAATGATTTG CCTCCCCTGGCGAAAAAAGGGCGTCAAGGAGAAGATGTGAGTTCAAATGGTGTTTTAACTCGTGAATCTGAAAGGGAGGATAAGAGGTTGTGTAAAGAAGCTGAAGATCCTTCAGAGAGAGTTAGTAAAAGAAGGTATGCGAATGGCAGGAGCTCATTTTCTCCAGAAAGCTCTGAAGAGAAGCATAGGAGCAAAAACAGGTCTCCGTCAAACAGTAGGCAGTCTAACGAAGTCCGTGCTCGGAGTAGATCTAGGTCACATGATAGGGAGAGGGAAATTTCACGATCAAGGATTGTTGCGGAGGATGAGTTTTCGGACAGAGGAAGACATAATGATTCTAGTAGGGATTATCATCATGACAGAGTTGACTCAGGTAGGACTGAGGAAAGATATCATCGACGTGGGCGATATGAGGAAAATGACAGACAATATAGTCGAGACGTGTtggaaagagaaagaagtaagGAGAAAGATATGGACAGGGACGGAAGCATAAGAGATAGGGATTCAGAAGGAAGTaagcgaagagagagagatagtgatCGAAGGAGGGAAAGAGAGCGAGAGAAGAGGAGGGATATAGAGGTTGACAATGAAAGGCGAAAAGAGAAGGAACGAGAGCGCAGCATTGAGAGGAGAAGGGAAAGGGAAGGAGATTATTTACGAGATAAAGACAATGAAAGAGGTAGGAGTAGAGATAGAACCAGGTATAACAGCAGAGAGAGTAAGAGGGAAAGGGATAGTGAAAAAGATAGGGAGAAAGGCAGAGAAATCCAGACTGATAGGGAGAAGTATAGAAGTAGTGATGTGGACTACTGTGAGATGAGGCACGGACAGTCTAGACAATCAAGATATGATGCAACAGATGACTTAGAAATGAGAAGGCCAAATTCCTTTAAGGCCCATAATTCTAAGGATGATAAGTCAGAAGAGACGTGGGGAAATGATGAAAG GTCCCGAAATGAGGATGGCCAAGATAATGACGAAGGAGTTGTTTGGAAAACtccagaggaggaagaagaagaactaaatAGAATCAAGGAGGAGAGCAGGAAGCGAATGCAAGCCATACTGGATAAACATAAGAAGAAGCCTGAGCATCAAAATGAACTTTTCTCTCAGGATAAGCCGAAAG ATGTCGTTCAGGAAGCTCCCCAAGTGTCGGCTTCTGCAGTTGTCATAGCAGCTAATGTTGGTCAAGCCAAATCTAACATTGATGCTGATGATGACAAGGCATCATTAATGGCTCCAGCAGGGCTTGGTGAAGGTAGCCCAAAG AGTGAAAGATCAGCTGACATGTTCCATGATGATATCTTTGGAGAGTCTCCAGCTGGTATTCGGAAAGTG GGATGGAAAGGTGACGGTGTTCCCATGGTGAGGAGCGGGCTTCATGATAATTGGGATGATGCAGAGGGTTATTACA GCTATCAGTTTGGCGAGTTATTGGATGGTAGATATGAAGTCATTGCTACTCATGGAAAAGGTGTCTTCTCTACTGTGGTTCGTGCAAAAGATTTGAAAGCTGGACCTGCTGAACCTGAAGAAGTGGCAATAAAAATTATTCGTAACAACGAGACGAT GCATAAAGCTGGCAAGATTGAGGTTCAGATTTTGAAGAAGCTGGCTGGCGCTGACCGAGATGACAGGCGCCACTGCGTTCGTTTTCTTTCAACCTTCAAGTATCGCAATCACCTTTGCTTGGTGTTTGAGTCTCTCCATTTGAATCTTCGTGAGGTCTTGAAGAAGTTTGGCCGCAACATTGGTCTTCAACTATCTGCTGTTAGGTCGTATTCGAAGCAGCTATTCATTGCCCTTAAACATCTGAAGAATTGTGGGGTTCTTCACTGCGATATAAAACCTGACAACATGCTG gtTAATGAGGGAAAAAACGTGTTGAAGCTTTGTGACTTTGGTAATGCAATGTTTGCTGGTAAAAACGAAGTTACGCCGTATCTTGTTAGTCGCTTCTACAGATCCCCTGAAATTA TTCTGGGGCTCGCCTATGACCATCCGTTGGATATATGGTCTGTTGGCTGCTGTCTGTATGAGCTTTATAGCGGGAAAGTTCTTTTCCCTGGCGCCACAAACAATGATATGTTACGCCTTCATATGGAACTGAAAGGTTCCTTCCCTAAAAAAATGCTTCGCAAG GGAGCATTTATTGACCAGCACTTTGATCATGACTTGAACTTTTATGCTACAGAGGAAGACACCGTCAGTGGAAAG CTGATGAAGAGAATGATCGTAAATGTGAAGCCGAAAGATTTTGGTTCAATCATTAAAGGTTACCCTGGTGAGAATCCCAAGATGTTGGCTCATTTCAGGGATCTCTTGGACAAAATCTTCATCCTTGATCCCGAAAGGAGACTGACTGTGTCACAGGCATTAGCTCACCCATTCATCACTGGCAAGTGA
- the LOC104790202 gene encoding serine/threonine-protein kinase prp4-like isoform X3, producing MDRDGSIRDRDSEGSKRRERDSDRRREREREKRRDIEVDNERRKEKERERSIERRREREGDYLRDKDNERGRSRDRTRYNSRESKRERDSEKDREKGREIQTDREKYRSSDVDYCEMRHGQSRQSRYDATDDLEMRRPNSFKAHNSKDDKSEETWGNDERSRNEDGQDNDEGVVWKTPEEEEEELNRIKEESRKRMQAILDKHKKKPEHQNELFSQDKPKDVVQEAPQVSASAVVIAANVGQAKSNIDADDDKASLMAPAGLGEGSPKSERSADMFHDDIFGESPAGIRKVGWKGDGVPMVRSGLHDNWDDAEGYYSYQFGELLDGRYEVIATHGKGVFSTVVRAKDLKAGPAEPEEVAIKIIRNNETMHKAGKIEVQILKKLAGADRDDRRHCVRFLSTFKYRNHLCLVFESLHLNLREVLKKFGRNIGLQLSAVRSYSKQLFIALKHLKNCGVLHCDIKPDNMLVNEGKNVLKLCDFGNAMFAGKNEVTPYLVSRFYRSPEIILGLAYDHPLDIWSVGCCLYELYSGKVLFPGATNNDMLRLHMELKGSFPKKMLRKGAFIDQHFDHDLNFYATEEDTVSGKLMKRMIVNVKPKDFGSIIKGYPGENPKMLAHFRDLLDKIFILDPERRLTVSQALAHPFITGK from the exons ATGGACAGGGACGGAAGCATAAGAGATAGGGATTCAGAAGGAAGTaagcgaagagagagagatagtgatCGAAGGAGGGAAAGAGAGCGAGAGAAGAGGAGGGATATAGAGGTTGACAATGAAAGGCGAAAAGAGAAGGAACGAGAGCGCAGCATTGAGAGGAGAAGGGAAAGGGAAGGAGATTATTTACGAGATAAAGACAATGAAAGAGGTAGGAGTAGAGATAGAACCAGGTATAACAGCAGAGAGAGTAAGAGGGAAAGGGATAGTGAAAAAGATAGGGAGAAAGGCAGAGAAATCCAGACTGATAGGGAGAAGTATAGAAGTAGTGATGTGGACTACTGTGAGATGAGGCACGGACAGTCTAGACAATCAAGATATGATGCAACAGATGACTTAGAAATGAGAAGGCCAAATTCCTTTAAGGCCCATAATTCTAAGGATGATAAGTCAGAAGAGACGTGGGGAAATGATGAAAG GTCCCGAAATGAGGATGGCCAAGATAATGACGAAGGAGTTGTTTGGAAAACtccagaggaggaagaagaagaactaaatAGAATCAAGGAGGAGAGCAGGAAGCGAATGCAAGCCATACTGGATAAACATAAGAAGAAGCCTGAGCATCAAAATGAACTTTTCTCTCAGGATAAGCCGAAAG ATGTCGTTCAGGAAGCTCCCCAAGTGTCGGCTTCTGCAGTTGTCATAGCAGCTAATGTTGGTCAAGCCAAATCTAACATTGATGCTGATGATGACAAGGCATCATTAATGGCTCCAGCAGGGCTTGGTGAAGGTAGCCCAAAG AGTGAAAGATCAGCTGACATGTTCCATGATGATATCTTTGGAGAGTCTCCAGCTGGTATTCGGAAAGTG GGATGGAAAGGTGACGGTGTTCCCATGGTGAGGAGCGGGCTTCATGATAATTGGGATGATGCAGAGGGTTATTACA GCTATCAGTTTGGCGAGTTATTGGATGGTAGATATGAAGTCATTGCTACTCATGGAAAAGGTGTCTTCTCTACTGTGGTTCGTGCAAAAGATTTGAAAGCTGGACCTGCTGAACCTGAAGAAGTGGCAATAAAAATTATTCGTAACAACGAGACGAT GCATAAAGCTGGCAAGATTGAGGTTCAGATTTTGAAGAAGCTGGCTGGCGCTGACCGAGATGACAGGCGCCACTGCGTTCGTTTTCTTTCAACCTTCAAGTATCGCAATCACCTTTGCTTGGTGTTTGAGTCTCTCCATTTGAATCTTCGTGAGGTCTTGAAGAAGTTTGGCCGCAACATTGGTCTTCAACTATCTGCTGTTAGGTCGTATTCGAAGCAGCTATTCATTGCCCTTAAACATCTGAAGAATTGTGGGGTTCTTCACTGCGATATAAAACCTGACAACATGCTG gtTAATGAGGGAAAAAACGTGTTGAAGCTTTGTGACTTTGGTAATGCAATGTTTGCTGGTAAAAACGAAGTTACGCCGTATCTTGTTAGTCGCTTCTACAGATCCCCTGAAATTA TTCTGGGGCTCGCCTATGACCATCCGTTGGATATATGGTCTGTTGGCTGCTGTCTGTATGAGCTTTATAGCGGGAAAGTTCTTTTCCCTGGCGCCACAAACAATGATATGTTACGCCTTCATATGGAACTGAAAGGTTCCTTCCCTAAAAAAATGCTTCGCAAG GGAGCATTTATTGACCAGCACTTTGATCATGACTTGAACTTTTATGCTACAGAGGAAGACACCGTCAGTGGAAAG CTGATGAAGAGAATGATCGTAAATGTGAAGCCGAAAGATTTTGGTTCAATCATTAAAGGTTACCCTGGTGAGAATCCCAAGATGTTGGCTCATTTCAGGGATCTCTTGGACAAAATCTTCATCCTTGATCCCGAAAGGAGACTGACTGTGTCACAGGCATTAGCTCACCCATTCATCACTGGCAAGTGA
- the LOC104790206 gene encoding uncharacterized protein LOC104790206 isoform X1 — protein MSEKRQCCVVMRLNLDCNACCRKARRIIINMKEVDTHMISKKERQVIICGRFRPSDVVVKLQKKMKRRVEILEIEDLSGGHGGGEEGQHEQEQPYEQPYDYYQQPDQFTTPLLCYYLSL, from the exons ATGTCGGAAaag AGGCAATGTTGTGTTGTGATGAGGCTTAACTTGGATTGCAATGCTTGTTGTAGAAAAGCTAGGAGGATTATCATCAATATGAAAG AAGTTGATACACACATGATCAGCAAAAAGGAACGTCAAGTAATCATTTGCGGACGATTTAGACCATCGGATGTTGTAGTTAAACTGCAAAAGAAGATGAAACGGAGGGTTGAGATTCTCGAAATTGAAGATCTCTCCGGTGGccatggaggaggagaagaaggacaACACGAGCAAGAACAACCATATGAACAACCGTATGATTATTATCAACAACCTGATCAGTTTACCACACCGTTGTTGTGTTATTATTTATCTCTCTAA
- the LOC104790206 gene encoding uncharacterized protein LOC104790206 isoform X2, translated as MSEKRQCCVVMRLNLDCNACCRKARRIIINMKVDTHMISKKERQVIICGRFRPSDVVVKLQKKMKRRVEILEIEDLSGGHGGGEEGQHEQEQPYEQPYDYYQQPDQFTTPLLCYYLSL; from the exons ATGTCGGAAaag AGGCAATGTTGTGTTGTGATGAGGCTTAACTTGGATTGCAATGCTTGTTGTAGAAAAGCTAGGAGGATTATCATCAATATGAAAG TTGATACACACATGATCAGCAAAAAGGAACGTCAAGTAATCATTTGCGGACGATTTAGACCATCGGATGTTGTAGTTAAACTGCAAAAGAAGATGAAACGGAGGGTTGAGATTCTCGAAATTGAAGATCTCTCCGGTGGccatggaggaggagaagaaggacaACACGAGCAAGAACAACCATATGAACAACCGTATGATTATTATCAACAACCTGATCAGTTTACCACACCGTTGTTGTGTTATTATTTATCTCTCTAA
- the LOC104790207 gene encoding dihydrolipoyllysine-residue acetyltransferase component 4 of pyruvate dehydrogenase complex, chloroplastic, translated as MAVSSSSFLSTASLTNSKSNISFASSVSPSIRSVVFRSSIPPSSHRRVMTVRSKIREIFMPALSSTMTEGKIVSWIKTEGEKLAKGESVVVVESDKADMDVETFYDGYLAAIVVGEGETAPVGAAIGLLAETEAEIEEAKTKAASKSSAAEAVVPSPPPVTSSPAPAIAQPTPVTAASDGPRKTVATPYAKKLAKQHKVDIGSIAGTGPFGRVTATDVETAAGIAPSKSSVAPPPPPPPPAAVNGKATTTNLPPLLPDSSIVPFTAMQSAVSKNMIESLSVPTFRVGYPVNTDALDALYEKVKPKGVTMTALLAKAAGMALAQHPVVNASCKDGKSFSYNSNINVAVAVAINGGLITPVLQDADKLDLYLLSQKWKELVGKARSKQLQPHEYTSGTFTLSNLGMFGVDRFDAILPPGQGAIMAVGASKPTVVADKDGFFSVKNRMVVNVTADHRIVYGADLAAFLQTFAKIIENPDSLTL; from the exons ATGGcggtttcttcatcttcgttcTTATCAACAGCTTCACTAACCAATTCCAAATCCAACATTTCATTCGCTTCATCAGTATCCCCATCCATCCGCAGCGTCGTCTTCCGCTCCTCGATTCCTCCGTCTTCTCACCGCCGTGTGATGACCGTCCGATCAAAGATTCGCGAAATTTTCATGCCGGCGTTATCATCAACCATGACGGAAGGCAAAATCGTGTCGTGGATCAAAACCGAAGGCGAGAAACTCGCCAAGGGAGAGAGTGTTGTGGTTGTTGAATCTGATAAAGCTGATATGGATGTTGAAACGTTCTACGACGGTTACCTCGCCGCAATAGTCGTCGGAGAAGGTGAAACAGCTCCGGTTGGTGCTGCGATTGGATTGTTAGCTGAGACTGAAGCTGAGATCGAAGAAGCTAAGACTAAAGCCGCTTCGAAATCTTCTGCGGCGGAGGCTGTTGTTCCATCTCCTCCTCCGGTTACTTCATCTCCTGCTCCGGCGATCGCTCAACCGACTCCGGTGACAGCTGCCTCGGATGGTCCGAGGAAGACTGTAGCGACTCCTTATGCTAAGAAGCTTGCTAAACAGCATAAGGTTGATATTGGATCCATTGCTGGAACTGGACCATTCGGTAGGGTTACAGCTACTGATGTAGAGACGGCGGCTGGAATTGCTCCGTCTAAATCCTCTGTGGcaccaccgcctcctcctcctcctcctgcagCGGTGAATGGAAAAGCTACTACCACCAATTTGCCTCCTCTATTGCCTGATTCAAGCATTGTACCTTTCACAGCAATGCAATCTGCAGTATCGAAGAATATGATTGAGAGTCTCTCTGTTCCTACCTTCCGTGTTGGTTATCCTGTGAACACTGATGCTCTCGATGCACTATACGAGAAG GTGAAACCAAAGGGTGTAACGATGACTGCTTTATTGGCTAAAGCTGCAGGGATGGCTCTGGCTCAGCATCCTGTGGTCAATGCAAGCTGCAAAGATGGGAAGAGTTTTAGTTACAATAGTAACATTAACGTTGCTGTGGCGGTTGCTATTAATGGCGGTTTGATTACGCCTGTTCTACAAGATGCAGATAAG TTGGATTTGTACTTGTTATCCCAAAAATGGAAAGAGCTGGTAGGGAAAGCTAGAAGCAAGCAACTGCAACCCCATGAATACACCTCTG GAACTTTCACTTTATCTAATCTCGGTATGTTTGGAGTGGATAGATTTGATGCTATTCTTCCGCCAGGACag GGTGCAATTATGGCTGTTGGAGCGTCGAAGCCAACTGTAGTTGCTGACAAGGATGGATTCTTCAGTGTGAAAAACAGAATGGTG GTGAATGTGACTGCAGATCATCGCATTGTCTATGGAGCTGACTTGGCTGCTTTCTTACAAACCTTTGCAAAGATCATTGAAAATCCAGATAGTTTGACCTTATAA
- the LOC104790208 gene encoding uncharacterized protein LOC104790208 — protein MEERLTGTDSVGKKRVREDELGLDDSPDVKRLRDDLFDDSETDPVVQDLDSVMKSFEDELSNITTTAVQQGSAETQPDLGYLFETSDDELGLPPPPPQPPTLCTEETVTELVRVSSDSSEVAELSGFEIEDHVTTEFGTCDLGDGLFEYSDVCLDSGDLFSWQPEFLPAE, from the coding sequence ATGGAGGAGAGGCTCACTGGGACTGACTCGGTCGGGAAGAAACGAGTCAGAGAAGACGAGTTAGGCCTTGACGACTCGCCGGATGTGAAGCGGTTGAGAGACGATTTGTTTGACGACTCGGAGACCGACCCAGTGGTTCAAGATCTTGACTCAGTCATGAAGAGTTTCGAAGATGAGTTGTCGAACATCACGACGACAGCGGTGCAGCAAGGCTCTGCCGAGACTCAGCCGGATCTTGGTTATCTTTTTGAAACTTCTGACGACGAGCTGGGTTTGCCTCCACCTCCTCCACAACCGCCGACGCTTTGTACGGAGGAGACGGTGACGGAGTTGGTACGGGTTTCGTCGGATTCATCAGAGGTCGCCGAGTTATCTGGGTTTGAAATTGAGGATCATGTTACTACGGAATTCGGAACTTGCGATCTTGGTGATGGGCTTTTCGAATATTCCGATGTTTGTTTAGATTCCGGCGATTTGTTTTCATGGCAGCCGGAGTTTTTACCGGCGGAGTAA